The segment CGTACTGGTGCtttgttgtgtttttcttcttatttttgttttatatttttcattttgttaagTAATTTAATTCTCAATGCTCTGTACttttaaattgattgatgatCATGGACATTCTAAAGGGGAGGTTTCGATTCCGTAATTTGATAGGTTCAGTGGTAAATTTTATACTaggagaaataaataaaggagGCAGTTTGTCACCTTGTAAAATAGACTATTATATATAGTCTGTGTTTAGGCTTAGTTAGTTTTTGGAGTTTAGGAGGAAAAGGGTTGGGAGAGTTAAGGTCCTCTGAAAGATGTGTTTTGAGACATCTTGTGTTGTATCTCTGCCACATTGGCAGAACAGCTGAGTTCATGATAAAATCATCCAAGAACCTGTCTTGGATCTTTCTGTATCTGCTGGGTGTCCTATCACCATTGATGAGACATTCTGAAGAGTGAAACAGCATCAGTGTCTGCATACGGTAGGTTTTTATATTATAGAACAATTCCATAGGTATCAAGCTGCATGTTTTCAAGTAACTACAGAATGCCAGAATCTGTACTTGGACCATTGGGACTATATACCAGGAAGAAATCAGGATAATaccaattttcttgaatttactGCTTTTGTTAATGCCAATTTTTTGGTTCACTATATATTTGGCCTTCACTTCTTGATATATTTCCACTTCAAGTATACTCGGATCCTAGAAGCAAATTGTCAAAGTTGTCTTGGTAGGTAGTCCGTTGAAGCAAATAATAACAGGTGAATAACTATGATATGTTGCACTGCTTTGTTTATGCAGAAGACAGTGCAGCAGTTAGTGTTTTGCACAAAACAATTGCATCTTATTTTTACCTCAGAAGATACTCCATGAGTGTGGGATTTTGACAATAACACTTGTTTGGTAGAGGGAGAGAAGTAGGtgggtaaaaaagaaaaaaaaagggaaataggtAAGACATGGAGTATGTTtgaattaagagaaataaaGTGCAAACAAAGTTGTATGATTGTTGgtttgagagaaaagaaaagaagagaaatatattttgaataaaaataccTTGTTACTCTTCAACAATgcctattttttttcaaaacaatagtaatattttcttctttttaaaaattaacgcAGATCATACTTCTAACATAACGCTTGAACATAGTTGATTATGCTTGCAAACATAATCTGTCATGTTTGATAACACAAGAGATTATGCTTATGTTTATAGGCATAGTCCATTATGTAATCACGCAAGGACATCACTGGATTGAATGTTGGAATAGTCATTTTGCGAGTTGCACAAGTAGCATATGAAAGTAAGATGGGATAATAAATGCAAAATGATAATTTTGTCTCATTTCATTGCGTTCGAGAGAGTAATTTATTTTGTGTGGGGTCcacatgttttcaaaattattttttcgtttcatttcttttctacTAAACAATGatctttctcttcattttttgcGTCATTTCTCATTTAACAACACAGTGCAAGGGTttgttttttttgaaaaacattaCTGTTTTCTCAGTATGCAAAGAAAAGCTAGTTTACAAACTTGCCTGTATAACGGTGCTGCATCCCTGAGAATGCTAATGCTGTAGATATCTAGTTCCTACCTACTATGCCTTACTAATGtacaaatcattttaataagTACCTAttcaagaataaataaaataaaaacagttctTATATGGAAGTTAAATTAACTCATGTATCTCAACTTTTTCCTAAGTTCCCTCCCAGAAGTTGAACTGAATCCAATTGTCCTCCATGGTTTTTTGAAACACTTGTTGCAATGGTTTTTGATTTCCAATTGTTCTTCAAGCTTTTAGGTTCTGCTTTGTTTCTGAGAAGGCAGTTCAAGATCACCTTCTATTATATACGGCTCTTGCCCTGTAGTTGAAGAAGAAGCATATTTTCCCTTCCATTGGTCACAGTAATATTAGTGGAATgttttaaaaggtaaaatataaTCACATAATAGAATGCTCACCACTTGATAACAGAACTGATTCAGTGGTTAAAAAAGGCCCCATTCTTGTTCTAGGGAACAATGTATTTTATGAAATTCACTTTTGGGGAAGATGGAATAACAATCTTGTCTCATGTTATCTTGGTTAGGATTTAATCAGCTAACAGAAATGGGAACTAGCTACTAAAGAAATTCATCTAGGAGGCATGCTCTAGCAGGCAGTAGGTAGGGCCACTAAGCTGCAATGTTGGATCTATTCTTTTGAATTGGAACTCaaagttgaaataaaatgaGTTATGCATGTGGTAGTTCCCTCTTCGTATGGCTCTAAATATGACTTTTGCAGATATGTTGCAGTTGGTGATGAGCCTTTTCATAAAAGCTACGGTGAACAATTTCATCCCTTCATAATTGGAGCTGCTATGAACATTCAAGCAGCTCTAAAGAAAGCAAAATTGGACAGCAAAGTGAAAGTTGTAGTTCCCTGCAGCTTTGACAGTTTTGAGACAGGATTTAACACGTCCTCAGAAGTGCATTTCAGGCCTGATGTCAACAAAACCATGACTGAGCTCCTAATGTTTCTTGGTAAACTAGGATCACCTTTCTTTGTGACCATTTCTCCGTTCATAACCCACCTTGAAACCAAAAACATTTCGTTGGATTTTTCCCTCTTCAGAGAAACTGCACGCCCTCATAATTTTAGCcataaaacatacaaaaacaGCTTTGACTTGAGCTATGATACAGTGGTTACTGCATTATCATCAGCAGGATATCCTAATATGGACATTGTTGTGGCAAAGATTGGTTGGCCAACCGATGGGGCTGCCAATGCAAGCTCAAACCTTGCTGAAACCTTCATTAAACGCCTCATAAGCCACCTTCGTAGTAACTTGGGCACCCAACTTAGGCCACATAAGCCCCCTCTTGAAACATACATTTTGAGCCTTCTTGATGAAGATCAAAGGAGCATTGCTTCTGGAAACTTTGAAAGGCACTGGGGTTTGTTCACTTTCGACGGCCAAGCAAAGTACCATGTGGATCTTGGCCAAGGTTCAAGCAGCCTAGTGAATGCTCAAAATGTTGAGTATCTCTCTTCCAAGTGGTGTGTTGTGAACAATAATAAAGACCTGTCAAATGCAACTGCCAGTGCTTTAGAGGCTTGTGCAAATGCTGATTGCACTGCACTGTCTCCTGGTGGATCTTGCTTCAATATCAGTTGGCCTAGTAACATATCATATGCTTTTAATAGTTACTATCAGCAGCATGATCAGAGAGCTGAAAGCTGTGACTTTGCAGGTCTAGGTTTGATCACAACTGTTGATCCATCCATGGATCATTGCAGGTTTCCTATTGAAATTCGCATCTCTCATGCAGAATTTCACAGGCTGTGTAATTTCCAGTGGTTGATTTTGCTTCTTTCAACCCTCTTGGCTGCAGCTTTTGCTGTTTGACATGGGTAAAAAAAGAGGATCATTTTTGCATCCCCTGCCTGCTGTAATTTTGTTGCAGATGTATATTGCTGAATCGAAAATGGTTAgcacattttctttaatttacacATGCAGGTCAAATCTGAAGGATGTTACTTTTCTCTATTACTCATTGCATACATTTCTTCTGATTAATCAATTTCATGTAGCTGATATGAGACTACCATGTCCAGAAAGTGAGTGAAAGAATTATCACAAATCTTCATGATTTACAATGCATATGCAATTATGTTCTAACGCATACAAAACTTGTAAGCAGCAGGGACAAGGTGTCCATGATCACTATGCGTAAAGGTGGGAGAAGTTGTTGATTCAATTCTTCCCATTAACAATATCTAATAACACATTtgcctataaaaaaaattgaaattgatcgAATCTCAAATTAAAGTCTTCAAACATTTACAATGGTAAATACCTTATTTGTATtccgtgtttttttttttctctttgtaaataattattatcaaaGAATTAATCTAGGGATGGCGTTTGATCTTATGTTACAAGATAGAACTAATAAGAAGATTGACTTATAAGAAGGGATGACTTAATGTTGACTTTAAACTGAATTGACTTTAAAATGGTGTTATTCGAGTATGGTTGTTGTTTCGATAGatatttttggggaccgagacactaattTGGATGACGTGGTTTTATCACTTTCTGGTGCTGGGATGGACTGGATTGCTAGCTCTTCCTGAGTCTTGACCGTTCGTTCTCCTTCGGCCCTGACCGTTGGATGGACTTCGATCTTTAACcggagggggaggtacctgcaatggcactccgacgctcaagttaagAGCGATTTTGGGAATTGTGTATCACAATTGTATGTTTGAGTTCTGCTCAAACGTAAGTAGAGTGTGAGTGGAATGTGATTGAAAGATGATTAGAAGGTGATTGGAAGTACTTGGCTTGTGGCgctgactctctatttataatgtctcatggaccttaaactgatataagcccaataaaatataaacagagtaaaatataggtttaaaccatttaggtgtccctatttttgttaggtATTCCCAAATTGGTCctcttcttttaaactttcccaattgagtccttataagtgttaatttcaaacaaattagcccttgccgttaaaaatcgtaaacaatattgaaattgtgcagaggtgggtAGATGACGTGTTCAATATTTAACTTTCAGGCGAAACGTGGTAGGAAACTGAGTGATACGTGGCATTTTAGTAAACCTCCTTTTGACATTTTGGTGGTACTTTTAACACTCAGTTTCTGCCACATTTTGCCTTAAAGTTAAACATTGAACACGTCATCTACCTACCTCTGCACAATTTCAATATTGTTtacgatttttaacggcaggggctaatttgtttgaaattaacacttataaggactcaattgaaaagGTTTAACAGAAGGGGACCAATCTAGAaatacctaacaaaaataaggatgcctaaatggtttaaacctaaaatataaacataatataatataaacagacttacctgaaaatctggttagttgctaaatatctttaaatagatattcttgattatcctttgattattttatcttcagcttatcaatatctttaataagatactattgattatcctttgattattttatatctttaataagatatatcgtaaCCGCTCGACCCGGGTATCATACTGTACATTAtgccccccaagtccgagttaatCGTTCGGCTTTAGCCATGattaactataggacttatgaGTTTGAGGAAGGTTGTTTTTAGTTGTCACTTTgtagatgaccgaacggttgaACACCTGTGACTGTTTCAGTTGAGGACGAGGGTGAGCGTTCACAGAGAACGTTccccaccgctcggtttaggacgagagtgagtccATATAGAAtctcaccgctcggtttaggacgagagtgagtccATATAGAAtctcaccgctcggtttaggacgagNNNNNNNNNNNNNNNNNNNNNNNNNNNNNNNNNNNNNNNNNNNNNNNNNNNNNNNNNNNNNNNNNNNNNNNNNNNNNNNNNNNNNNNNNNNNNNNNNNNNNNNNNNNNNNNNNNNNNNNNNNNNNNNNNNNNNNNNNNNNNNNNNNNNNNNNNNNNNNNNNNNNNNNNNNNNNNNNNNNNNNNNNNNNNNNNNNNNNNNNNNNNNNNNNNNNNNNNNNNNNNNNNNNNNNNNNNNNNNNNNNNNNNNNNNNNNNNNNNNNNGTATAGAAtctcaccgctcggtttaggacgagagtgagtccGTATAGAATCTCACCGCTCGGTTTCGGACGAGAGTGAGTCTGTATAGAATCTCATCGCTCGATTTAGGACGAGCGTGGGTCCGTACAGAACCTCACTGCTCGGTTTATGATCAGGGGTTGCGTTCCCTGTGTTTTTGTGGACGAGAGTGCATGCTCCTGTCATCTAAAATGAAGAAATCCAACAATTCGAATTTGATAAGTGAGAAACCGATTAACCTGTGAGGTCAAATGACCGAATGGTTGAACAAAGCCGCTACTGATTTTGACATTATTTCCTTGACTTTTTTGCTTGATTTGGACCAGGAGTTTTTCAAATAACATCCTTGTTTTGTGAGGTGGTATGAACGGTAAGTTCCTTATTGACCAAATAATCTGGCATTGCTTTAGCGTCTTGTGACCAAGAAAAGTGTGCGGAAACCGAGGACATTCCTTTTGATTCCATGTGCTCTGTGACCTGAATCTACCATTATCCAAGAGGATATGGTGAGCATTGATGTGGTGCGCCAGTAGACTCTCTTCCCTTAATAAAGCTTTTGCTTTGTGATGTAATcatttatgatattaaattgttcaatcaaagaataagataaatttatgaTGATTTTATAGAAGATAATTATCAAGTATGTTTGATATGTCATACGTTAAACCAAAATGGCTTTGGAAAACATGATACAGCACGATAAGATTAGAAAATTCTTAAATGATGATGGAATCATGCAATGCTATTATATGTAgcataaagattttgaaaaggaaaCTCCTTTTTATTAGTTAACGTGTGTAAgtacatattataatatatatacatatttcggttataataatataatgtaatatgATGAATANATATTATGGTTATAATNATAATGGCTCCGAAAGTTATATATAATACNatatatatgtttatgatatCCATATAAAATATTCGTTGTAATATCTATTATCAATtagatattttatgaaatatttatatttttcttttttttttaatacttatcttgttgatgaAACTTCTTGTAGGGATGATGATCTTTGTGTAGTTTCTGCTGTTGAAATTTCCTAGTGTTGATCCGAAGTAGCAATGTCGAGACCGAACGCTAGTCTTGGTTCCTCATGACTTTCAATGGGATGCccctcggccccacggtgggtgtcaaaatgtttcggtagatatttttggggaccgagacactaacctggaTGACGCGGCTTTATCACTTTCTGGTGTTGGGATGGACTGGATTCTAGCTCTTCCTAAGTCTTGACCGCTCGCTTTCCTTCAGCCTTGACCGTTGGATGGACTTCGATCTTTGACcagagggggaggtacctgcaatggcactctgacgctcaagttaggagcaAAGTAAGTAGAGTGTGAGTGGAATGTGATTGAAAGATGTTTAGAAGGTAATTGGAAGTACCTGCCTTGTGGCCCtaactctctatttataatttgtctcatggaccttaaactgatataagcccaataaaatataaacagagtaaaatataaacataatataatataaagagacttacctaaaaatctggttagttgctaaatatctttaaataaatattcttaattatcccttgattattttatctttcgcTAAtgaatatctttaataagatattattgattatcctttaattattttatatctttaataagatatatcctAACCGCTCGATCCGAGATATCATACTGcacaattgtttttattttaaaggcaGCTGATATTGGAATTTTGTGATAttgatatttcaaataaaaattcgTTATAGATCTAGAATAAATTCTCATATTAACGaatataattagtattttaagttccaaaaaaatattatgtaatttcCTAACGtattctttatctttctaattattttatttttactatacaAACTTTATTTAACGATTTTCAtaatcttaaaaatacaaaggataatttaaaaaaaaaaatgtatgctgtttattagttttgaaaaagaataaataatttaaaatactttatttccCTAAATGGTGTTGTAAATAATTGTTGAGACCGCGTGGGCCGATGCCTTGTGAAATAGGTTTTAGGCTTTGAGTATGTGGCCCATTTTATTTCACAGTGCTTTCTTTACATCAGTTCACAAACCCGTTGCTAAAAATCTCACTGATTTTTCGTCTTTCGCGGTCCCAACGAACCCTAGATCGGATCATGTCTGGAGCATACGGTCAAGACGGCGGCGGCGGCTCTGCGCCACCGTCATATGGAGCCAGCGGTGGATACGGTTCCGGTGGTGGTAGTTATGGAGGCGGAACCTATGGAGGGGGCGGTGCCGGTGGAGGATACGGTGGTAACGATGGCGGTGGAGGTTACGGAGGGAAAAACAGCGGAAACGGCGGCGGATACGGTGGTAACGATGGCGGGGGTTATGGAGGAAGGAGCGGCTACGGTGGAAACGATGGCGGAGGCTATGGAGGAAGAGGCGGTGGTCAAGGTGGCCGGGGAGGTGGAGGATTCGGTGGTGGATATGGTggtcgaggtttactttttgcTGCTTTTTCTATCGTTTTaactttgaatttatttttgccCTATCGTGTTCATATTTGATGTGAAATTCTgcaggtggaggtggaggtggaggtggaggtggcggtggcggtggcggATATCAAGGTGGTGATCGCGGTGGTCGTGGCGGAGGTCGCGGCGGAGGCGGCCGTGGCGGCAGCGGCAGAGATGGAGACTGGCGTTGCCCTAACCAAAGGTATTTGTTTTCTTACTGTTTAAATTTTGCTCTTGAAACCgtttctctttttaaattggATATAAAACTGTGAGAATTGActgcttttgatttctttgttTGTTCATTTGATTCGGAATTGCTATTATGTGTAGTTGTGGGAATTTGAACTTTGCGAGAAGGGTTGAATGTAACAAATGCGGTGCTCCTTGTCCTAATCCGAATAGTTCCAATGAACGTGGTGGAAgtggtgggggtgggggtggcTTTAGTAGAGGCGGAGGTGGCGGTGGGGGGTATGGTAACACGCGAGGGGGAAGATCTGGGAACTATGATGGAGGGAGAGGTAATGACTATAACAGTGGAGGGGGTCGATCTGGTAACTATGATGGTGGAAGGGGTAATGATTATAATAGTGGAAGGGGTGGTAGTAATGATGGTAGAGGTGGTTCATATAGAGGTAATCAAGGTAGAGAAGATGGTAGCTACGGTCAAGTTCCCGCTCCTAATGCCCAATCTTATGGTAGTGCTGGTGGAAGCTTCCCACCCTCTTACAGTTCTTATGGTGGGAATGCAAGTTATGGAACTGATGCAGTTCCTCCACCTTCAAGCTATACTGGCGGACCTAATTCCTATCCTCCATCGTATGGGGGTAATGTCGGAGGTTATGGGGGAGATAATCAAGGGAATGGACGGAGTGGTGGTAGATCTGGGCCTCCTTCTGGGTTTGACAATAGTTATGGTGCTGGTAATCGAGGTGGATTTGGTGGGTCTCCTGCCGAGCCCCCAGCTGCAGTGAAGCAGTGTGATGAGAATTGTGATGACACTTGCGACAACTCTAGAATATACATCTCAAACCTTCCACCAGATGTGTCAATTGAAGAATTGAGGGAACTTTTTGGAGGCATTGGACAAGTAATATTATGATCTTTTTTACATTAGAGATTTTCACAAGCTTTAGCTTTAACGAGTCATTGTGAATTTTGTTTGATGaatcttatatataattaaatctaaTGCCACTTTCAGCATAAGCATGTTGTTGAGTTATATTAGCAATAGTGTTTTATACAAGAAATATTTCCTATCTTATGGggaaataagattatttttccGGACTATTCCTTGAAAGAGGCTTATTGTGTCAGTAATTTTGTTGCATGTTTTAACTTTATAGGTTGGAAGGATAAAGCAGAAGAGAGGCTACAAAGATCAGTGGCCTTGGAACATTAAGATTTACACAGATGAGAATGGAAATAACAAGGGAGATGCTTGTCTTGCTTATGAAGACCCTTCTGCAGCACATTCGGCTGGCGGTTTTTACAATAGTACTTAATTgaacaatttcttcttttttatcattCCGTCTAGCTTATATatatggagagagagagagagacacacacacacacatggtGCTTAACATGTAAACATACACtaataatgaatatttcatTTCAGATTATGATTTGAGGGGTTACAAAATCAGTGTTGCAATGGCAGAAAAATCTGCTCCAAGAGCTGCACCTGCTTATAACCAAGGGTATGCATTACATACTGAATTATTTTGGACATCTATAAGAGTATTTGTCAATTATTTGCTATGTAAATTGTTTGgttgataaattattttgggAACTGTTCTGTAAATTTATCAATTATGtgctatatatattttattacacaaCTGAT is part of the Vigna radiata var. radiata cultivar VC1973A unplaced genomic scaffold, Vradiata_ver6 scaffold_158, whole genome shotgun sequence genome and harbors:
- the LOC106752498 gene encoding transcription initiation factor TFIID subunit 15b, with protein sequence MSGAYGQDGGGGSAPPSYGASGGYGSGGGSYGGGTYGGGGAGGGYGGNDGGGGYGGKNSGNGGGYGGNDGGGYGGRSGYGGNDGGGYGGRGGGQGGRGGGGFGGGYGGRGGGGGGGGGGGGGGGYQGGDRGGRGGGRGGGGRGGSGRDGDWRCPNQSCGNLNFARRVECNKCGAPCPNPNSSNERGGSGGGGGGFSRGGGGGGGYGNTRGGRSGNYDGGRGNDYNSGGGRSGNYDGGRGNDYNSGRGGSNDGRGGSYRGNQGREDGSYGQVPAPNAQSYGSAGGSFPPSYSSYGGNASYGTDAVPPPSSYTGGPNSYPPSYGGNVGGYGGDNQGNGRSGGRSGPPSGFDNSYGAGNRGGFGGSPAEPPAAVKQCDENCDDTCDNSRIYISNLPPDVSIEELRELFGGIGQVGRIKQKRGYKDQWPWNIKIYTDENGNNKGDACLAYEDPSAAHSAGGFYNNYDLRGYKISVAMAEKSAPRAAPAYNQGGNRGGYGGDRRRDNYRDGGGSGPDRRDHYGNRSRPY
- the LOC106752469 gene encoding glucan endo-1,3-beta-glucosidase 9, which encodes MPPISCFLLLTFLITISTLGCVVGAVGVNWGTMASHPLPPFKVVKLLKSNNINKVRLFDANSDVLQSLSGSNIAVTVGIPNAMLRSLNSSKKAADSWVHDNVTRYMPNGGSVTRIEYVAVGDEPFHKSYGEQFHPFIIGAAMNIQAALKKAKLDSKVKVVVPCSFDSFETGFNTSSEVHFRPDVNKTMTELLMFLGKLGSPFFVTISPFITHLETKNISLDFSLFRETARPHNFSHKTYKNSFDLSYDTVVTALSSAGYPNMDIVVAKIGWPTDGAANASSNLAETFIKRLISHLRSNLGTQLRPHKPPLETYILSLLDEDQRSIASGNFERHWGLFTFDGQAKYHVDLGQGSSSLVNAQNVEYLSSKWCVVNNNKDLSNATASALEACANADCTALSPGGSCFNISWPSNISYAFNSYYQQHDQRAESCDFAGLGLITTVDPSMDHCRFPIEIRISHAEFHRLCNFQWLILLLSTLLAAAFAV